From one Pogoniulus pusillus isolate bPogPus1 chromosome 37, bPogPus1.pri, whole genome shotgun sequence genomic stretch:
- the EVA1B gene encoding protein eva-1 homolog B has protein sequence MESRRRDMELLSNSMAAYAHIRANPESFGLYFVLGVCFGLVLTLCLLVLRLSCRSPAPPPHHPRDLSEDEEDDEDEEEEDTVDRAASESLLPVTEIPLDSHGPGDGALAINVFASAEELERAQRLEERERIIREIWRNGQPDILGTGTGTLGRVHYY, from the exons ATGGAGAGCCGCAGgcgggacatggagctgctgagcaaCAGCATGGCCGCGTACGCCCACATCCGAG CCAACCCCGAGAGCTTCGGGCTCTACTTCGTGCTGGGCGTCTGCTTCGGGCTGGTGCTGACGCTGTGCCTGCTGGTGCTGCGCCTCTCCTGCCGCTCCCCCGCGCCGCCCCCGCACCACCCGAGGGACCTCAGCGAGGACGAGGAAGACGACGAGGacgaggaagaggaggacactGTTGACCGCGCAGCGTCCGAGTCGCTGCTGCCAGTGACCGAGATCCCGCTGGACAGCCACGGCCCCGGGGACGGGGCTCTGGCCATCAACGTCTTCGCCTCGGCGGAGGAGCTGGAGCGGGCGCAGCGGCTGGAGGAGCGGGAGCGCATCATCCGCGAGATCTGGCGCAACGGGCAGCCCGACATCCtgggcaccggcaccggcacccTGGGCCGCGTCCACTACTACTGA